The following coding sequences are from one Lolium rigidum isolate FL_2022 chromosome 6, APGP_CSIRO_Lrig_0.1, whole genome shotgun sequence window:
- the LOC124668591 gene encoding purine permease 3-like — protein MVVGWASGPLLLRTYFLHGGNRKWLSSLLQTAGWPLLLAPLTASFLSRRRCSTNKTPVFFISPLLLAASVVVGIMTGLDNLLYAFGMDYLPVSTSSVLMSTQLAFTAGFALVLVRQRFTAFSVNAVVLLSVGAAMLGMNGGGDRPAGVTRVQYYAGFGLTLGAAALYGLMLPVIELSQARHVARSRCAVTYTLVMEMQVVIGFSATVFSIIGMIVNNDFHAIPREAQGFGLGKAGYYVLLVGAAIMYQLFCLGIMGAVFYGSALLGGVIMTVLIPVTEVLAVLFFHEPFNGIKGIAVALSVWGFVSYFYGEIQIHAQSSNNKPSNVEKLDL, from the exons ATGGTCGTCGGCTGGGCGAGCGGGCCACTCCTCCTCCGCACCTACTTCCTCCACGGCGGGAACCGCAAGTGGCTCTCTAGCCTGCTCCAGACCGCCGGATGGCCGCTCCTGCTCGCGCCGCTCACCGCCTCGTTCCTCTCTCGCCGCCGGTGCTCCACCAACAAAACGCCGGTCTTCTTTATCTCGCCCCTGCTCCTGGCCGCGAGCGTCGTGGTCGGCATCATGACCGGGCTCGACAACCTCCTCTACGCCTTCGGCATGGACTACCTGCCCGTGTCCACCTCCTCCGTCCTCATGTCCACGCAGCTCGCCTTCACGGCCGGCTTCGCTCTCGTGCTCGTGCGCCAGCGGTTCACGGCCTTCTCCGTCAATGCCGTGGTGCTGCTCAGCGTCGGCGCTGCCATGCTGGGGATGAACGGCGGAGGGGACCGCCCGGCGGGGGTGACGAGAGTGCAGTACTACGCAGGGTTCGGCTTGACGCTCGGCGCTGCCGCGCTGTACGGGCTCATGCTGCCCGTCATAGAGCTCAGCCAGGCGCGGCACGTCGCGCGCTCCCGCTGCGCCGTCACTTACACGCTGGTCATGGAGATGCAGGTCGTCATCGGGTTCTCGGCCACGGTCTTCAGCATCATCGGCATGATCGTCAACAATGACTTCCAC GCAATCCCACGTGAAGCCCAGGGGTTCGGGCTCGGCAAGGCAGGCTACTACGTCCTGCTGGTCGGTGCCGCCATCATGTACCAGTTGTTTTGCCTTGGCATCATGGGTGCAGTATTTTACGGTTCGGCGCTGCTCGGCGGCGTCATCATGACTGTCCTCATCCCAGTCACCGAGGTGCTCGCCGTCTTATTCTTCCACGAGCCGTTCAACGGCATCAAAGGCATAGCAGTGGCCCTCTCCGTTTGGGGCTTCGTCTCCTACTTCTATGGCGAGATCCAGATCCATGCGCAGTCGTCCAACAACAAACCCTCAAATGTAGAGAAATTAGATCTTTAA